A window from Candidatus Eisenbacteria bacterium encodes these proteins:
- a CDS encoding FlgD immunoglobulin-like domain containing protein — translation MFSFRPLQFQHKNTSILIPVMAMKPEQATENERFRSWPGKSSIRLTLHDAYGRRILTLVDGVRPAGTYSVSWNGRNENGTKLPSGVYLATLQSGVEVRTRKVVILR, via the coding sequence ATGTTCTCATTTCGGCCGCTCCAGTTTCAACACAAGAATACAAGCATCCTGATTCCCGTGATGGCGATGAAGCCTGAGCAAGCGACGGAGAATGAGCGTTTCCGCTCCTGGCCTGGCAAATCCTCTATCCGGCTCACACTTCATGACGCATACGGCCGAAGAATCTTGACTCTGGTTGACGGTGTCCGCCCTGCGGGGACGTACTCTGTCTCGTGGAACGGCAGGAACGAAAACGGAACGAAGCTTCCCTCTGGAGTGTACTTAGCGACGCTTCAATCGGGCGTTGAGGTGAGAACCAGGAAAGTTGTCATCTTGAGGTAA